One genomic window of Nicotiana sylvestris chromosome 10, ASM39365v2, whole genome shotgun sequence includes the following:
- the LOC138879402 gene encoding uncharacterized protein yields the protein MNIETIKVTHQVSVIVHSMAPKLDDLSAFTISCTTGSAEFAKALCNFGTSITLMPFSVFKTLGIGQPRLTSMRLQMVDRNMKRPLGVIEDALVRVDKFIPPTDFVILDCKVDYEVPIILGRPFIATRKDLL from the coding sequence ATGAACATTGAAACCATCAAagtcactcatcaagtgagtgtaATTGTGCATTCAATGGCTCCTAAGTTAGATGATCTCAGTGCTTTCACGATTTCTTGTACAACTGGAAGTGCCGagtttgctaaagctctttgtaATTTTGGGACAAGTATAACTTTGATGCCCTTTtcggttttcaagactttgggaattggtcAACCAAGACTCAcctctatgagattgcaaatggtcgATCGTAATATGAAGAGGCCCTTGGGAGTGATTGAAGATGCCttggttcgtgttgataaattcattcctCCGACGGATTTTGTCATTCTAGATTGTAAAGTTGATTATgaggtgccgattattcttgggagACCTTTCATTGCTACTAGGAAGGATCTTTTGTAA